A section of the Vidua macroura isolate BioBank_ID:100142 chromosome 23, ASM2450914v1, whole genome shotgun sequence genome encodes:
- the TNFRSF8 gene encoding tumor necrosis factor receptor superfamily member 8, giving the protein MAACSLPLGLWLLLLLQDVQTTPQTSLTPRHSCDTLENWFYDETSQNCCYQCPPGYVKKKACPRDPAKDCMTCGPDQYLNNKFQKPRCDACVSCSKELDLVEKQPCSFNSSRVCECRPGLFCQLAVVNSCTRCQHHSACKPGFGVKVRGTSKNDVICEECPPGTFSDQHSSTDICKPHTSCAKLNKVTLRKGNATHDQVCLDQLPTYLTPSTLSVRFSNETNNFDLRMFKENLVTSASGDLSVTTTENPSSTPEEKAGTSPTSAKGEMTTGGVVLWAVVLSVTLLLGGMLVFWKWKVCKKRILVLRRKPHLHSVIAHKYVLKSQGSDLVNKCAQIILTTDSGLEEEELIDRTLPLETNNNLVSSTEKAQSPRWSVTDVTPSSGNAPDCPVDSRVRDHTNNRIEKLYIMKADTVIVGSVSEMPSGKNCAVKGCESNLDAQESTEEELEMHYPEQETESFPGNDVMVPVEEEGKEFHHPTTATEK; this is encoded by the exons atggctgcctgcagcctgcctctgggactgtggctcctgctgcttctccaggaCGTCCAGACAACCCCACAG ACATCATTAACCCCACGCCATTCCTGTGACACACTAGAGAACTGGTTCTATGATGAAACCTCACAAAACTGCTGTTACCAGTGTCCCCCAG gctatgttaaaaagaaagcatGTCCTCGGGATCCAGCTAAAGACTGCATGACATGTGGACCTGATCAGTATTTGAACAATAAATTCCAAAAGCCACGATGTGATGCCTGTGTGTCATGCTCAAAAG AGCTGGACCTTGTGGAgaagcagccctgctccttcaACTCCAGCCGCGTGTGCGAGTGCCGGCCAGGCCTGTTCTGCCAGCTGGCCGTTGTGAACAGCTGCACGCGCTGCCAGCACCACTCTGCTTGCAAGCCTGGCTTTGGAGTCAAAGTCAGGG GCACCTCAAAAAATGACGTCATTTGTGAAGAGTGCCCTCCTGGGACCTTCTCTGATCAACACTCCAGCACAGACATCTGCAAACCCCACACCAG CTGTGCCAAGTTGAACAAAGTAACGCTAAGGAAAGGAAATGCCACACACGATCAAGTTTGCCTGGACCAGCTGCCCACTTACCTCACCCCAAGCACTTTGTCCGTGAGATTCAGCAATGAAACAAATAACTTTGACCTGAGGATGTTTAAGGAGAACCTGGTGACCTCTGCTAGTGGTGACCTAAGTGTCACAACAACTGAAAATCCCAGTTCAACTCCTGAGGAGAAAGCTGGCACTTCTCCCACCTCAGCCAAGGGGGAGATGACAACAGGAG GTGTAGTGCTTTGGGCAGTGGTTCTCTCTGTGACACTGCTTCTTGGGGGCATGCTGGTATTTTGGAAGTGGAAGGTTTGCAAGAAGCGGATCCTCGTCCTCAGAAGAAAGC CACACCTGCATTCGGTCATCGCACACAAATACGTGCTCAAGTCTCAAG GTTCGGATCTCGTGAACAAATGTGCA CAGATCATACTGACCACTGACAGTGGGCTAGAAGAGGAGGAGTTAATTGACAGAACCCTTCCTTTGGAAACCAACAATAACTTGGTGtccagcacagaaaaagcaCAGAGTCCTCGTTGGAGTGTGACTGATGTGACACCAAGCAGTGGGAATGCCCCAGACTGCCCTGTGGATTCTCGAGTCAGAGACCACACAAATAACAGAATTG aaaAACTCTACATCATGAAGGCCGACACTGTTATCGTGGGGTCTGTTTCAGAAATGCCCAGTGGCAAGAACTGTGCTGTTAAAGGATGTGAAAGTAACCTTGATGCCCAGGAGAGCACGGAAGAGGAACTGGAAATGCACTACCCAGAGCAGGAAACAGAGTCTTTTCCAGGGAATGATGTAATGGTTCCTgtggaagaggagggaaaggaattTCACCACCCTACCACTGCCACTGAGAAGTGA
- the TNFRSF1B gene encoding tumor necrosis factor receptor superfamily member 1B has protein sequence MGPRWALLPALLPALIPVLIPALLLGPIPALIPALLPALIGAAAGREYSLPYTPQFAQCNNPSTEFYDEELNKCCSQCPPGQYRTGSCSHTVDTKCSPCRPKTYTAIWNHSPQCFACSPPCRKGLVQNQTCTRSQDRVCSCPPHKYCVSKLDEYCELCRTHKKCGKGYRVSRRGTDSTDTECKPCPPGTFSPEESYNTSCTPHTICKSVAVPGNSRIDTVCNDSGTATVLPHTILNLLLTQSSASHKPEIITRPVTLNSVPDLSHITGAVAGPLLLVLIIAILGYCLVSKKRALVYSAAATEAELPFPPPEKQCDKKVRDTELQNSRSSEQEQQHLLETSGSSSSILNPTGSATISAISKKNYEKKNPGGFQQQHSPPEGPKFQSGDRHSSVSSEHSGNGGTQVNVTCIVKLCRPDCSSQCPEQTAPASRDFGHTSRYSPAAEETLLSKEENALNKETEIHIAVENEDNLLQDLLPEEKKVPLGIQDAGMKTS, from the exons ATGGGGCCGCGCTGGGCGCTGCTCCCGGCGCTGCTCCCGGCGCTGATCCCGGTGCTGATCCCGGCGCTGCTCCTGGGGCCGATCCCGGCGTTGATCCCGGCGCTGCTGCCGGCGCTGATCGGCGCCGCGGCCGGGCGg GAATATTCATTACCTTACACGCCACAGTTTGCACAATGCAACAATCCCAGCACTGAATTCTATGATGAAGAACTTAATAAATGCTGCAGCCAGTGCCCTCCAG gtCAGTAtaggacagggagctgcagtcACACCGTGGACACCAAGTGCAGCCCCTGCAGACCTAAAACTTACACAGCGATCTGGAATCATTCTCCACAGTGCTTTGCCTGCTCACCACCCTGCAGGAAAG GGCTTGTACAGAATCAAACATGCACTAGGTCCCAGGACAGAGTCTGCAGCTGCCCACCCCACAAGTACTGTGTTTCCAAGCTAGATGAGTACTGTGAACTGTGTAGAACACATAAAAAATGCGGCAAAGGTTACCGGGTGTCCAGAAGAG ggacagacagcacagacacagaatGCAAACCTTGTCCTCCTGGCACGTTTTCCCCTGAGGAATCCTACAACACCAGCTGCACACCCCATACCAT TTGTAAATCAGTGGCTGttcctgggaacagcaggatTGACACTGTTTGCAATGACTCAGGAACAGCCACAGTTCTGCCTCACACCATTTTGAACCTACTTCTGACCCAAAGCTCAGCTTCCCACAAACCTGAAATAATAACTCGACCTGTCACGTTAAACTCTGTACCTGACCTGTCCCACATCACTG gagCAGTTGCAGGGCCATTGTTATTGGTCTTGATAATTGCTATTTTGGGGTATTGCTTAGTCTCAAAAAAAAGAG CCCTTGTGTACTCTGCAGCAGCTACAGAAGCAGAATTG CCTTTTCCCCCTCCAGAAAAACAGTGTGACAAAAAAGTCAGAGATACAGAATTGCAGAACTCCAGGAGTTCTGAACAGGAACAACAGCATCTCTTGGAAACTTCTGGGTCCAGCAGTAGTATCCTGAATCCAACTGGATCTGCAACCATCAGTGCGATAAGTAAAAAgaattatgaaaagaaaaacccaggaGGATTTCAGCAGCAACATTCACCTCCTGAAGGTCCTAAATTCCAGAGTGGAGACAGACACAGCTCTGTGAGTTCAG AACATTCTGGTAACGGAGGAACGCAGGTGAATGTGACGTGCATTGTTAAACTTTGTAGACCagactgcagctcccagtgccccgAGCAGACTGCTCCAGCTAGCAGGGATTTTGGGCACACTTCCCGTTATTCCCCAGCAGCGGAAGAAACCCTcctttcaaaagaagaaaatgccttgaacaaagaaactgaaattcaCATCGCAGTGGAAAATGAGGACAATTTACTTCAAGACTTActtccagaagaaaagaaggttCCTCTGGGTATTCAAGATGCTGGGATGAAAACCAGTTAA